The Streptomyces sp. NBC_00440 genome contains a region encoding:
- a CDS encoding LPFR motif small protein → MLTAIADVLRSIGGAIATVVTLPFRAVARLFGGAADSAHGHH, encoded by the coding sequence ATGCTGACTGCAATCGCAGATGTTCTGAGGTCGATCGGCGGGGCGATTGCCACCGTCGTGACCCTTCCTTTCAGGGCTGTGGCGCGACTCTTCGGCGGCGCCGCGGACAGCGCCCACGGCCATCACTGA
- a CDS encoding plasmid stabilization protein yields MPAGSSRKRERQYEHVKESAEKRGTSESRAEEIAARTVNKERARAGEAKSPGKVSTRDPKSASQRGGERSHSGSQGPTRDQLYEEAKKKNVEGRSTMNKQQLRKAVGR; encoded by the coding sequence ATGCCGGCAGGATCCAGTCGCAAGCGCGAGCGCCAGTACGAGCACGTCAAGGAAAGCGCCGAAAAACGCGGTACGTCGGAGAGCCGGGCCGAGGAGATCGCCGCGCGCACCGTCAACAAGGAACGGGCACGGGCGGGCGAGGCCAAGTCGCCCGGCAAGGTTTCGACAAGGGACCCGAAATCGGCATCCCAGCGCGGCGGCGAGCGCTCACACAGCGGCTCGCAGGGCCCGACCAGGGACCAGCTCTACGAAGAGGCGAAGAAGAAGAACGTCGAAGGCCGCTCGACAATGAACAAGCAGCAGCTGCGCAAAGCTGTCGGACGCTGA